One genomic region from Esox lucius isolate fEsoLuc1 chromosome 24, fEsoLuc1.pri, whole genome shotgun sequence encodes:
- the clcn3 gene encoding H(+)/Cl(-) exchange transporter 3 isoform X6: MEDLSSEADPYLPYDGGGDSIPLQELPKRGSNYIMSNGGGVVSSTTHLLDFLEEPIPGVGTYDDFHTIDWVREKCKDRERHRKINAKKKESAWEFTKSLYDAWSGWLVVTLTGLASGALAGLIDIAADWLNDIKEGICLNAMWFNHEQCCWGSNETTFAERDKCPQWKSWAGLILGQEEGPGSYIMNYFMYIYWALSFAFLAVLLVKVFAPYACGSGIPEIKTILSGFIIRGYLGKWTLLIKTVTLVLAVASGLSLGKEGPLVHVACCCGNIFSYLFPKYSKNEAKKREVLSAASAAGVSVAFGAPIGGVLFSLEEVSYYFPLKTLWRSFFAALVAAFVLRSINPFGNSRLVLFYVEYHTPWYLFELIPFILLGVFGGLWGAFFIKANIAWCRRRKSTRFGKYPVLEVIFVAAITAVVAFPNPYTRQNTSELIKELFTDCGPLESSQLCQYRSQMNGSKAFVDASPNKPAGPGVYAAMWQLCLALIFKIIMTIFTFGLKVPAGLFIPSMAIGAIAGRIVGIAVEQLAYYHHDWLVFREWCEVGTDCITPGLYAMVGAAACLGGVTRMTVSLVVIVFELTGGLEYIVPLMAAVMTSKWVGDAFGREGIYEAHIRLNGYPFLDAKEEFTHTTLAREVMRPQRSDPPLAVLTQDDLTVEELQGIINETSYNGFPVIVSKESQRLVGFALRRDITIAIENARRKQEGILLTSRVYFTQHAPTLPADSPRPLKLRSILDMSPFTVTDHTPMEIVVDIFRKLGLRQCLVTHNGRLLGIITKKDILRHMAQMANQDPDNIMFN; encoded by the exons GGTCTAACTACATCATGTCAAACGGGGGTGGGGTGGTGAGCAGTACCACCCACCTACTTGACTTCCTGGAGGAGCCCATCCCGGGTGTCGGCACCTACGATGACTTCCACACCATCGACTGGGTCCGGGAGAAGTGCAAGGACCGGGAACGCCACCGCAAG ataAACGCTAAGAAGAAGGAGTCTGCGTGGGAGTTCACCAAGAGCCTGTATGACGCGTGGTCCGGATGGCTGGTGGTCACACTGACGGGACTGGCCTCGG GTGCCCTGGCTGGTCTGATCGACATTGCTGCTGACTGGCTGAATGACATCAAGGAAGGGATTTGTCTGAATGCCATGTGGTTCAACCACGAGCAGTGCTGCTGGGGTTCCAACGAGACCACGTTTGCTGAGCGGGACAAGTGCCCCCAGTGGAAGAGCTGGGCTGGACTGATTCTGGGCCAAGAAGAG GGTCCTGGTTCCTACATCATGAACTACTTCATGTACATCTACTGGGCCCTGTCCTTCGCCTTCCTGGCCGTGTTACTGGTCAAGGTGTTTGCCCCCTACGCCTGTGGCTCGGGCATACCTGAG attaAGACCATCCTAAGTGGGTTCATTATTAGAGGATACTTGGGGAAGTGGACCCTTCTGATCAAGACGGTGACCCTGGTTCTGGCTGTGGCGTCTGGCCTGAGCCTGGGGAAGGAAGGGCCCTTGGTCCATGTGGCCTGCTGCTGTGGAAACATCTTCTCATACCTGTTCCCCAAGTACAGCAAGAACGAGGCCAAGAAGAGAGAG GTCCTATCGGCTGCTTCAGCGGCTGGGGTTTCAGTGGCTTTCGGCGCTCCTATCGGAGGTGTGCTCTTCAGCTTGGAGGAg GTGAGCTACTACTTCCCTCTGAAGACGTTGTGGCGTTCCTTCTTTGCTGCGCTGGTGGCGGCCTTCGTACTCCGCTCGATCAACCCGTTTGGTAACAGCCGACTGGTCCTGTTCTACGTGGAGTACCACACCCCCTGGTACCTGTTTGAGCTGATTCCCTTCATCCTGCTGGGGGTGTTCGGGGGCCTCTGGGGGGCCTTCTTCATCAAGGCCAACATCGCGTGGTGCCGGAGGAGGAAGTCGACCCGCTTTGGGAAGTACCCCGTCCTGGAGGTGATCTTCGTGGCGGCCATCACGGCCGTGGTGGCGTTCCCCAACCCATACACGCGGCAGAACACTAGCGAGCTGATTAAAGAGCTGTTCACCGACTGCGGACCGCTGGAGTCCTCCCAGCTGTGCCAATACAGGAGTCAGATGAACGGCAGTAAGGCGTTTGTGGACGCCTCGCCCAACAAGCCGGCGGGGCCTGGGGTGTACGCCGCCATGTGGCAGCTGTGCCTGGCGCTCATCTTCAAGATCATCATGACCATCTTCACTTTCGGACTCAAG GTTCCGGCGGGTCTGTTCATTCCCAGTATGGCCATTGGGGCCATTGCTGGGCGCATCGTTGGCATCGCCGTGGAACAGCTGGCGTACTACCACCACGACTGGTTGGTGTTCAGGGAGTGGTGTGAGGTTGGCACCGACTGCATCACCCCTGGTCTGTACGCCATGGTGGGGGCTGCTGCCTGTCTGG GTGGCGTGACGCGGATGACCGTGTCTCTGGTGGTCATCGTGTTTGAGCTGACCGGCGGTCTGGAGTACATCGTGCCCCTCATGGCCGCCGTCATGACCAGCAAGTGGGTGGGCGACGCATTCGGGCGCGAGGGCATCTACGAGGCACACATCCGCCTCAATGGATACCCCTTCCTGGACGCCAAGGAGGAGTTCACACACACCACGCTGGCacgagag GTAATGCGGCCGCAGCGTAGCGATCCGCCGTTAGCGGTGCTGACGCAGGACGACCTGACGGTGGAGGAACTTCAAGGGATTATCAACGAGACCAGCTACAACGGTTTCCCCGTCATCGTCTCCAAGGAGTCACAGAGGCTGGTGGGCTTCGCCCTGCGCAGGGACATCACCATCGCCATCG AGAACGCACGGCGGAAGCAGGAGGGCATCCTGCTGACCTCGCGGGTCTACTTCACGCAGCACGCCCCGACGCTGCCCGCCGACAGCCCGCGGCCTCTCAAGCTGCGCTCCATCCTGGACATGAGCCCGTTCACCGTCACCGACCACACGCCCATGGAGATCGTGGTGGACATCTTTCGCAAGCTCGGTCTCCGACAGTGTCTGGTGACGCACAACGG GCGTCTGCTTGGTATTATCACAAAAAAAGACATCCTACGTCATATGGCCCAGATGGCAAATCAAGACCCCGACAACATAATGTTCAACTAG
- the clcn3 gene encoding H(+)/Cl(-) exchange transporter 3 isoform X3 yields the protein MESEQLFDRKGFYRNSYNSITSASSDEELLDGAGVIMDFHASEDDNLLDGDATSPGSNYIMSNGGGVVSSTTHLLDFLEEPIPGVGTYDDFHTIDWVREKCKDRERHRKINAKKKESAWEFTKSLYDAWSGWLVVTLTGLASGALAGLIDIAADWLNDIKEGICLNAMWFNHEQCCWGSNETTFAERDKCPQWKSWAGLILGQEEGPGSYIMNYFMYIYWALSFAFLAVLLVKVFAPYACGSGIPEIKTILSGFIIRGYLGKWTLLIKTVTLVLAVASGLSLGKEGPLVHVACCCGNIFSYLFPKYSKNEAKKREVLSAASAAGVSVAFGAPIGGVLFSLEEVSYYFPLKTLWRSFFAALVAAFVLRSINPFGNSRLVLFYVEYHTPWYLFELIPFILLGVFGGLWGAFFIKANIAWCRRRKSTRFGKYPVLEVIFVAAITAVVAFPNPYTRQNTSELIKELFTDCGPLESSQLCQYRSQMNGSKAFVDASPNKPAGPGVYAAMWQLCLALIFKIIMTIFTFGLKVPAGLFIPSMAIGAIAGRIVGIAVEQLAYYHHDWLVFREWCEVGTDCITPGLYAMVGAAACLGGVTRMTVSLVVIVFELTGGLEYIVPLMAAVMTSKWVGDAFGREGIYEAHIRLNGYPFLDAKEEFTHTTLAREVMRPQRSDPPLAVLTQDDLTVEELQGIINETSYNGFPVIVSKESQRLVGFALRRDITIAIENARRKQEGILLTSRVYFTQHAPTLPADSPRPLKLRSILDMSPFTVTDHTPMEIVVDIFRKLGLRQCLVTHNGNVLGIITKKNILAHLEELKERTEPLIDDVRLDNA from the exons GGTCTAACTACATCATGTCAAACGGGGGTGGGGTGGTGAGCAGTACCACCCACCTACTTGACTTCCTGGAGGAGCCCATCCCGGGTGTCGGCACCTACGATGACTTCCACACCATCGACTGGGTCCGGGAGAAGTGCAAGGACCGGGAACGCCACCGCAAG ataAACGCTAAGAAGAAGGAGTCTGCGTGGGAGTTCACCAAGAGCCTGTATGACGCGTGGTCCGGATGGCTGGTGGTCACACTGACGGGACTGGCCTCGG GTGCCCTGGCTGGTCTGATCGACATTGCTGCTGACTGGCTGAATGACATCAAGGAAGGGATTTGTCTGAATGCCATGTGGTTCAACCACGAGCAGTGCTGCTGGGGTTCCAACGAGACCACGTTTGCTGAGCGGGACAAGTGCCCCCAGTGGAAGAGCTGGGCTGGACTGATTCTGGGCCAAGAAGAG GGTCCTGGTTCCTACATCATGAACTACTTCATGTACATCTACTGGGCCCTGTCCTTCGCCTTCCTGGCCGTGTTACTGGTCAAGGTGTTTGCCCCCTACGCCTGTGGCTCGGGCATACCTGAG attaAGACCATCCTAAGTGGGTTCATTATTAGAGGATACTTGGGGAAGTGGACCCTTCTGATCAAGACGGTGACCCTGGTTCTGGCTGTGGCGTCTGGCCTGAGCCTGGGGAAGGAAGGGCCCTTGGTCCATGTGGCCTGCTGCTGTGGAAACATCTTCTCATACCTGTTCCCCAAGTACAGCAAGAACGAGGCCAAGAAGAGAGAG GTCCTATCGGCTGCTTCAGCGGCTGGGGTTTCAGTGGCTTTCGGCGCTCCTATCGGAGGTGTGCTCTTCAGCTTGGAGGAg GTGAGCTACTACTTCCCTCTGAAGACGTTGTGGCGTTCCTTCTTTGCTGCGCTGGTGGCGGCCTTCGTACTCCGCTCGATCAACCCGTTTGGTAACAGCCGACTGGTCCTGTTCTACGTGGAGTACCACACCCCCTGGTACCTGTTTGAGCTGATTCCCTTCATCCTGCTGGGGGTGTTCGGGGGCCTCTGGGGGGCCTTCTTCATCAAGGCCAACATCGCGTGGTGCCGGAGGAGGAAGTCGACCCGCTTTGGGAAGTACCCCGTCCTGGAGGTGATCTTCGTGGCGGCCATCACGGCCGTGGTGGCGTTCCCCAACCCATACACGCGGCAGAACACTAGCGAGCTGATTAAAGAGCTGTTCACCGACTGCGGACCGCTGGAGTCCTCCCAGCTGTGCCAATACAGGAGTCAGATGAACGGCAGTAAGGCGTTTGTGGACGCCTCGCCCAACAAGCCGGCGGGGCCTGGGGTGTACGCCGCCATGTGGCAGCTGTGCCTGGCGCTCATCTTCAAGATCATCATGACCATCTTCACTTTCGGACTCAAG GTTCCGGCGGGTCTGTTCATTCCCAGTATGGCCATTGGGGCCATTGCTGGGCGCATCGTTGGCATCGCCGTGGAACAGCTGGCGTACTACCACCACGACTGGTTGGTGTTCAGGGAGTGGTGTGAGGTTGGCACCGACTGCATCACCCCTGGTCTGTACGCCATGGTGGGGGCTGCTGCCTGTCTGG GTGGCGTGACGCGGATGACCGTGTCTCTGGTGGTCATCGTGTTTGAGCTGACCGGCGGTCTGGAGTACATCGTGCCCCTCATGGCCGCCGTCATGACCAGCAAGTGGGTGGGCGACGCATTCGGGCGCGAGGGCATCTACGAGGCACACATCCGCCTCAATGGATACCCCTTCCTGGACGCCAAGGAGGAGTTCACACACACCACGCTGGCacgagag GTAATGCGGCCGCAGCGTAGCGATCCGCCGTTAGCGGTGCTGACGCAGGACGACCTGACGGTGGAGGAACTTCAAGGGATTATCAACGAGACCAGCTACAACGGTTTCCCCGTCATCGTCTCCAAGGAGTCACAGAGGCTGGTGGGCTTCGCCCTGCGCAGGGACATCACCATCGCCATCG AGAACGCACGGCGGAAGCAGGAGGGCATCCTGCTGACCTCGCGGGTCTACTTCACGCAGCACGCCCCGACGCTGCCCGCCGACAGCCCGCGGCCTCTCAAGCTGCGCTCCATCCTGGACATGAGCCCGTTCACCGTCACCGACCACACGCCCATGGAGATCGTGGTGGACATCTTTCGCAAGCTCGGTCTCCGACAGTGTCTGGTGACGCACAACGG gaATGTATTGGGCATCATCACTAAGAAGAATATATTAGCGCATCTGGAGGAGCTCAAGGAACGCACGGAGCCCCTG ATCGACGATGTCCGACTCGACAACGCGTAG